Genomic DNA from Candidatus Sulfurimonas marisnigri:
GATATGAGATTTCAATAACACCTAAAACATCTTGTTTTTGTGCATTTGTATGGCATTTTAGACACTCTTGTGTTGCAATAACTGGGTAGTGAAACTGAATAATATCGTCTTTTGTAATTTCTAAAATTTCTTCGCCTTTGAAAGCTTTTGCAAGAGAATTTAAATTTGTATTTTCTTTTTCATTTTCATTTTTTCCAAAAATTTCTGCAACTTTTTTACTCCTAAAAACATTTATATTCATATTTTTATCAATCTCATTGAGCCTAGAGATCGTATTGTCAATATCTTCCTTCGTCCACCCTTTGGCCATGCCAGAGTAAAGAGATTCAAAAATCAACATACTGGTTTTTTTTGCATCATCTTTGGAGAGACTTAGAATAGCTTGTTTTTTCATATATGTGCTATAAAAAAATACTGATATAAGAGTAATTGTTAATGACGCAAGAATAACGCTGCCAATAACTTTTGTATAGCTTGTTCTTTTTTTCAAATTAATACCTAATTATAAATATAATACTGCGTAATACTATTAAATATTTCATTAAAGACTGATTAAAGACTTTTTTAACGTTATGAAGCAAATCCACTAGAAAAGCTATCTTTCTCAACAACGATGGCCTTTTGCTTCTCTTTTCTTTTTGTGTCTTTTTCAACAAATATTTTTTTACGAGTTTTTGGGTCCATCTCGGTATAGTACATAACTGCGGAGTATGTTCCTGGAGTTGGGGTAAATACCTGCGCCTGTTCTGGATTCATTTTCAACTCATCAGTTGTAAATCTTTTTAATTCATGCATATCTTTCTCCTCACACCCAGGGTGAGCTGCTATAAGATAATAAGTTAAAAACTGATTTTTACCCTCTTCTCTATTTAATTTATCATACATCTTTTTAAAATCTATAAGTGTTTGCTTACCTGGTTTTCCCATAAGTTCAAGTACATGCTGCTGTGTATGCTCAGGAGCCACCTTCATCTGCCCTGATATATGATGTTTAACCATCTCTTTTAGGTAAGAGTACCCATGCTTCTTATCTGCAGTAATCAAGTCATATCTAACGCCAGAAGCTACAAAAGCTTTTCTTACTCCATCAACTTCTCTAACTTTTCTAAGAAGATCTATATTTCTACTATGATCTACATGCATTACCTTACAGAGTCTATCTGCATCAACACAACGTATATCATCACATGTACCTTTTTTAAGCTTTTTACCACACTCATATCCGTACATATTAGCAGTTGGTCCACCTACATCAGAGATAATTCCTTTATAATCTTTATACTTGTTGAAATCTTTTGCTTCTTCTAATATATTGCCTTCACTTCTAGTTCTAATTGTTCTGCCTTGATGCACACCAATGGCACAAAAGTTACACTCTCCCCAGCATCCATGATGTGTCATAATAGAAAATTTTATAGTCTCTAAACACTTCACTTTACCCATTTTTGCATAGTATGGGTGAAGTTCTCTTGTAAAAGGAAGATTTGAATTTGCATCCATTT
This window encodes:
- a CDS encoding YgiQ family radical SAM protein; the encoded protein is MNAKGWSQCDIILVSGDAYIDSPFIGVAMVGRMLERKGYKVGMIGQPDINSDVDIKRLGEPRLYWGVSGGSVDSMVSNYTATKKFRNSDDYTPGGKNDKRPDRALSVYCNLIRRYYKSTAPIVLGGIEASLRRVTHYDYWSNKLKKPILFDSKADILIYGMGEIALEELTKALDDGKDYTDVRGLCYIAKEPKHEFIQLPSHQECLDEKEKYIDLFDDFYDNNDPVSANGLCQPVDSRFLIQNPPCHYLDEPEMDANSNLPFTRELHPYYAKMGKVKCLETIKFSIMTHHGCWGECNFCAIGVHQGRTIRTRSEGNILEEAKDFNKYKDYKGIISDVGGPTANMYGYECGKKLKKGTCDDIRCVDADRLCKVMHVDHSRNIDLLRKVREVDGVRKAFVASGVRYDLITADKKHGYSYLKEMVKHHISGQMKVAPEHTQQHVLELMGKPGKQTLIDFKKMYDKLNREEGKNQFLTYYLIAAHPGCEEKDMHELKRFTTDELKMNPEQAQVFTPTPGTYSAVMYYTEMDPKTRKKIFVEKDTKRKEKQKAIVVEKDSFSSGFAS